In Lolium rigidum isolate FL_2022 chromosome 3, APGP_CSIRO_Lrig_0.1, whole genome shotgun sequence, the genomic window ccaaaccgtgcacgagtaagattctaacttctaaactaagatgcgatctaatatgttacagatacacgggcaattaagcccaacttggtataaaaggccgaatcacgtatttcttccatgtatattcttcaagtccatcttgatcgcggcccacctctgactcggtcaaattctggtgataacaaatggaCAACGACGATATGATGTTGGTGCAACAGTTCATGGAGGAGGAGAGCACTGCCACTGTCCGGCGACAGCAGCAGCTGATTTTGACGAGCCTCCTCCGCGTTCGCCAGCCCTTCCTGGCCGTGCTCGACGCGGCGGTTCAAGGCCAGGCAAGAGGAGTAACGTCGACCGGCATCGTCAAGCCGGCGCCATGCTGCTTGAGTGCGACTACTTCGCCAATGATGCtactcattcgccgaaggaatttcggcgccgatttaggatgaacaaggatctgttcatgaagattgtcttcggtgtcagggagtacgacgactacttcatgAGAAAGCAATCTTCATGAGCAAGCAAGATTGCGTAGGTTTGTGGGGCTTCTCCTCAATCTAGAAATGCACTGCCATatggagctcctccagatacaaccaATGACCACCTGCGCATGGCGGAGTCGACATGTTCACAGACTGTCTACATGTTTTGCCGAGCCGTCATTGTGGTGTTTAGTGGGgattatttgagagcaccaaggacAGATGATATAGCTTGAATCCTGGAACAAAATGCAGCccgagggtttcctgggatgctaggAAGCATCGACTGTATGCATTGGGGTTTGAATAATTTCCCTTTTGCTTAGCAAGgaatctacaaggggcataccgGTGAGTGCAGTGTtattcttgaggcggtggcagactatgacctctggatttggcatgctttctttggcatggctggaacaaacaatgatatcaatgtgctcaAGTGCTCTCCGGTGTTTTCCAGGCTAGCTAGGGAGAAGCTCATGCCGTGAAATTTGAGGTAAATGGCCACGCATACAGCAAAGTGtactattgttatcaccagattttggctaaatcaggaggtgggccgcgatcaagatgggcttggaagattacacgtggaagatctctgaagcggccttgcatggaaggtttgggctagattgcccgtgtatctttaattatagtagattgtatctagactaaaagttagagtttgtctcgtacacggtggggattattcccacgttagaaagtccgctggactataaatatgtatatagggtttatggaataaacaacaaccaacgttcaacacaaacaaatctcggcgcatcgccaactccttcgtctcgagggtttctccggtaagcaccatgctgcctagatcgcatcttgcgatctaggcagcacaagcctgcccacgttgttcatgcgttgctcgtgctgaagcctttttgatggcgagcaacgtagttatcttagatgtgttagggttagcattgttcttcgaattacatgctttcgttatgcaacccttgcacatctagccgcccttacacctatcttaggtgtagggcggcaccccgcttgatcatagtttagtagatctgatccgttacgattgctccctgtttcatcaaggattagtttaacatccgcagtagttaggccttacaaagggttggaggatccagcggcgtgtagggtggcgtttgctagccctagaaaggatgttccggggatcaacctcgtgttggtttttaggccctgtctaggatcggcttacggtcaccgtgcgcgagcgcgaggcccaatcgtgagtaggatgatccgattatgcggtgaaaaccctaaatcgtcgtagatctaattagctttatcttgatcaagcaggaccaccatatattcggacacctcgtccgaatcatgggtggatcggctctttgagccgattcacgggataactcgagagccgatcgaggctcgtatttaatgtttacgtgtatgccatgcaggaaactaagcgaggcatcacccacaccttcctgaccaggtataggtcaggtggcacgcccttgcgatagcatcggcgcgtgtgaccaggaggctttgcgggccgtcgctctgagggactggggccagccgcagccctagttgttcccggctctaccgtgttgaccgtctctgcccgccagggggtttctgacgtcaacaactatctagctgatggtatctatccaagtatgctacatttgtgaagacaatcccgGCTCCATCTTTGAAGATGGACGCTTATTTTGCGACATGCCAGGAAGGAGCTCGCAAGGATGTTGAACGTgattttggggtgcttcagcagcgtttcacCGTTGTCAAGTATCCTTCTCTCACTTGGTATGtgtctcagatgtgggaggtgataaacgcatgtgtgatcatgcacaacatgatcattgagagcgagcgcgacgaACATGTGCATGATGaccaaccatttgattatcaggGGCCTCTTGTTGAAGTAGAGCATGTACCCTAATAATTTGCCGCTTTCCTTCACATGCATCAAGAAATCTGAGATGCAGGTGTTCatgttcaacttcaggcagatcTGGCTACGCGTTTGTGGAcgaggagaggagccgccaacaaCGCATGATTTAATTTGAATTATTATACAAATAATTTCCTTTGTATTTTTGTTAAACTATGTTAAATATTATATTAATAATTTTATGTGATTGAAATATTGTTTCAAAATATTATAAAAAGGAACAAAAAAAATTTTGGGGGCACCGGTTTGGGGGATGCCGGTGTTGGAACCCGTTCCCCAAATGGACGATGCGGTGTTGGCGCCCCCCATACGCAGTACCGCGCCTATTTGGggagcaccggtggagatgctctaactgcaCCATCACACTACCACATGGTTTCCATTCCTGGCGTGTTTCTTTATATAATTATTGAAGTAGATACAATCATCTACATGGTAGCTTGCAACATTAATTGCTCACTCAGCTTTTGTTTTCATGCAGAAAAACCTGAGCAGAGACTTGAGCAGTGTATATCGGGTCTGGCTTCAAGTTCAATTACCTTATCCGACCTCAAGCCCTTAATTCACAACGAGAGAACATTACAGCATGTCCTCACAGCTGTCTCTAGAATCAAGAATGTGAAATGCCTCCTATTCACCACTATGTACGAGCTTGAGACCAGTGTAATTAGCTCCCTAAGATCAGCACTCCCCTGTCCTGTTTTCCCAATTGGTCCCTGCGTTCCCTATACGACCCTTGAAGACCAGCATTCCAAATCCAACCGAGAGCTTACCAGTCCAGGAGACTGCTTCACCTGGCTGGACTCTCAGCCTGTGAACTCGGTGCTATACGTCTCCCTTGGCAGCTTTCTCTCTGTGTCAGCCTCTCAGCTTGACGAGATCGCGGTGGGACTCGCAGCAAGTGAGGTCAGATTCTTATGGATTCTTCGTGAACAAACTCCTCGGGTGCGAGAACTTGTTGGTGGGATTGATAGGGGCATGATACTGGCGTGGTGTGACCAGTTGAAGGTCTTGTGCCATCCTTCAGTTGGGGGTTTCCTGACACATTGTGGGATGAACTCAACGCTCGAATCTGTCTTCGCTGGTGTACCTATGCTCGCCCTACCACTGTTCTTTGATCAACCAGTTGATAGCCGTCTaattgttgaagaatggaagaTTGGGCTGGAGCTACGGGATTGGACTGATAAGGATCGCTTGATCCCGAGCGAGGAGATTGCAAGGGCTATTAAGAAGCTGATGGACAGTGATGAAGCTGAAACGGAGGCAATAAGGAGGCGTGCCCTTGAATGGAAAGAGTATTCTGTTAGAGCAGTTGAAGAGGACGGATCTTCATATAACAACCTCAGTTCATTGATGGAGATAGTATGCTCATCGCAATGTACTGAACTCGATCAGCAACGCCCCAAAGCAAGTGCTTGAAATGTATCATGTATTTAACTATTTGATTGTCATTGGTCTTGTACTGTCAATTCAAGTGTATCAACTTCATGAAAAGAGATTGTGATAATTAATTGACAGCCTCGGCTATTTCTGCGAGTAGTACGATGAGCAGTGCTGTCCTCGGGTGCTCTTGGTGATATTGCACCGTTGCAAAGTATTGCTGGATAAGCTGGTTTATTGGAGACTTTACTGGCATTGTAAAGCTAAACTGATTGATAATTATGAAGGAAGTTCCAAAACATCATACTGAGAGGAAAAACTTAATCTACAGGCCTCCAATTCATCATTCAAGCTAAGTCTGATTTTTTAAATGTGCAAGCTTGCTTCATCAGACTATTAGTGCAATGTTCTGATTGTAAGGCTAGCCTGTTGCAAAATTTATCAATCAAGCTAAGACTGAAAATTCCAATATGCAAACTTCAGCTAATAAGCTAGTTTGTTCTACAAAGTGCTAATTTAAATTATGAAGAACAGTGTACAAAGGTTCAAATTATGAATACCGGTTGTACTGATAAATAATAATCAAATTCTAATCTGCAAACTTCATTCGGGACACAATTGTAATACTTTTACTTAGCTTATTCTCATGAGAATAGTCAGACGGACAGATGCAACCTTGGCAGCAGAAAGACCTCAAGGAGCATCAGTTGATTCTTGTATGATTCTTTTGTCGAGGCAAGCGATGTAGCTCCTTGAGTTCTTCATGTAGTGCTGCATCaacggttagagcatctccaccggtcctCCCCATAGCCCTCCCAATACCACTTTGGGGGTCCTAGAGAGAGAAAATGTCCACACCGGCGCTCCCCATAGCCTGCTGCCGGCATGCATGCCGGCGCTTTTTTGGGAGTAcccgtgaagatgctcttagctttACAAGGGGTTCTTCAAGCACGTGTGATGTTGAATTAGATTGACATATAGATGGTTCAGTCCCTTGTATTGGGTGCTGTTGAATGGTACATCAACCATGCTAggactttttttttcaaaatggggtatatcccggcttctgcatcatgacgatgcacatGGCCATTTATTGAAAATAAGGTTCGGAAAAAAGTAttgtttacaactcacgcatcaccgaggattgatacaaaaatcaaccatcgaaaaaaacacatactatgactacatatcaacatagccttctagtatgtcgccaaccagcctggcacaagatatcctgagcgaccatcaggagccgtgtgcatccagaagccatggcatcccgctgcccctccggtgagagtagggcccaaagctggacccaatgggaaaccatatggataacctacaagaaatgaaaagaggcttttttattaaaaattatatcatttctgaccctccaaatagacaaacataaagcagaaaccctaatccggataaaagccttagattgtctatctactccatttaaccaattaccaaacatattagtaatattggtcggaggtggaagatcataagtaaaattaaccgtacgccataAGAGCTTAGCCGAAGGACATTCAATAAATAAgtgttgaatggtctcctgttacccacagaaaacacattttgtacacccattccaatgacatttagctagattatccttagttaacagtaccttattactcaagaaccacatgaaaatcttaattttaAGGGTAATTTTAACCTTCGAGAAATACTTTCTCAGAAAAGAAGTATGATCacacataagatcctcatacatcgacttcactgtaaacaaaccattcgatgtcaaattccaaaCAAAACGATCTTCCTCTTCATTCAAATTTACCATCATGAGTTTCCAACATAATTGCAACCATGCAGTCCATTTGTTACCACTTAACACCCTTCGAAAAGTATTAGTCAGTGGTGTTTGGGCTCACACCTGTGCAACTGTGACATTCTTATggtgcacaatattatataaggacGGATATTGGTGAACCAAAGAAGTATTTTCTAACCATGTATCTTCCCAAAAGCAGGTACTCataccattacccactttgaaaaaacccCTAGAAAAAAACTCCTGTTTAACTCCCATCAAACCCTTCCAGAAAGGGGAATCGGTAGGTCTAGCTTGCACCTCCGATAACGTCTTTTGTCTTAGGTATTTGTtttgtagcaattcttgccacaccccgtctTCATTCAGAAGTTTAAAGAGTCACTTACTCAATAAGCATCTGTTTTTGAtttcgagaacctcaatacctaaccCCCTTTGATATTTGGGTCAACAAATAATGTTCCCTTTGGAAAGCCGGTATTTTCGTTTGTTTTCGTCTGActgccaaaagaacctagatctatagaagttcaaacgtttccttaccccaacaagtATTTataggaaagacaacataaacattggtaaGCTAGTTAGAACTGAATTAATAAgtactaacctatcaccataggatagtaacttccctttccaTCATCCTAGTTTACCCTCAAAACGTGTTTCTACCGGGTACCAGTTCGAATTCCTGAGTttttttgtaatggattggaatacccaagtatctaaaggggagttgttctgcatcacatccaaagatctgcttatactggtcctcttcctcctttgccttcccaaaacaaaaaatctcacttttatgaaagttaatcttAAGCCCGATAACTCTTGAAAGAGGcacaaaattaatttcatattaacaactttgttgaggtcatgttccaaaaaaaggatagtatcatcagcGTATTGTAGTATAGAGAGTCCTCCATCAACTAAATGTGGAATTAACCCTCCAACTTGACCATCCTATTTTGCTcattcaattaagatggcaagcatatccactgCGATATTAAATAGCATTGGAGACACAGGGTCCCCTTGTCTTAaacctttttttgtctggaaataatgaccaatatcatcattcaccttACTTCCAACACTACTACCTTGGACAAACTGTTGCACTAATCTACCCCATTCTGGAGCAAAGCCCTTCATTCGCAATGTTTGTTGTAAAAACGgccatttcactttatcatatgctttctcGAAGTTGATTTTGAATAataccccatccattttcttagtatgtaactcatgaattgtttcatgaagTATGACTACCCCTTCCAAGATATTTCTACCTGGCATGAAGGCCGATTGGGTTGGCTTTAtaactcttggggcaatccccgagaTACGATTCGTACCAACTTTAGTGAATATCTTAAAGCATACATTTAGtaagcaaataggtctatattgttgtatttggaCCGCATTTTATTTTTTGGGTAGTAATGTAATAACTCCCAAATTTAGTTTGTAAAGAGGCAAATCCCATATGCTAAACTGTGAAAACAGAGCCATTAGATCACCCTTAATTACATCCCAAATTTTTTGGTAAAACTCAGCTGGAAAGCCATCTGGTCCAGGAGCTTTATTCAGTTCCATTTGAGAAATTGCCTCAAACACATCCTCTTCCGTAAAGGGGGCCGTCAAGATGTCATTCTCAATTGATGAAATTTGCGTGATATCATGGATGTCCTCCTCAACTAAAAAAATATTGGTTGGAGCCGGTGCCCCAAACAATTTCTTATAAAATTCTGTAATGTAAACCTTCAAATTATCTTCCACAACAATAGTCCCCTCTTGTTGCTCTAATTGGAAAATTTTCTTCTTTCGGTGTTTACCATTCGCTATTAAGTGGAAATACCTCGTATTGTTCCCTCCTTCTTGAATATTCTTAACTTTCGCTCTTTGGGCCCATTTagactcctcttctcttcttaattTGTTCAGACTATCATTTGCCTTTTTTAAGTCCTCCCTTTCATTTGTGTTCAAATTATTTGTTTCCGCTTTCAAATCCAGATAATCAATGATATTTTataatctttctttttcttttttatattttccaCTTTGATTTTCTGCCCATCCCCTAATATGTCTTAACTTATTAACCACACCTCCATCGGATTAGCTCCACCTATAACTGAATTCCAATCCTTTACTATCATACCAAAAAACCTTCTTGTCGCAACCAATGTAGCTCAAAGGAGCATTTTGCTTGATTACCCAGATGTGCTTTCATCCCTGAATCTAGAAGTATTGATGTTTGATCAGAATCAGCTCTAGTTAAAGCTCTAACCGTTACCAacggaaatttttgttcccacgaGATCGATGCAAATACTCTATCCAGCTTCTCATATGTAGGTTCCTCTCTTCTACTTGCCCATGTAAATTGTCTTCCCGTTAGAGCAATTTCACGCAAGTTCAAATACTCAATGattgcattaaaaacaaagggtcaacgcgctttgaaattatcattatttttctcctctctcttgcgtataatattgaaatcaccccctaccaacataggtaatgtttcagaTTCACAAGTTCTCACTAATTCTGACAGAAATTCTACTTTGTGCAAGTCTTGGGCCGCCCCATATACTGGCACCaaaatccattcaaaaccatctctCTTACATTTAATGTGAAGCTTAACACAAAAATCTCCCGGGCTTACCTTTAGCACTTGTAACGTATCGGAGTTTATTCCAACGAGAATACCCCTCAAGCGACCATGTGGGGGTAAACAAAACCAAGAGAAATTATATCCCGCCGCTAATTGGTTCAAAAAAGGAATCGAGAAATTAGATCTCCCAGTCTCCAACAAAGCTATGAAGTCTAATTTATGTTCTCGAATCGCCTGTGCGCTTGGAAACAATAGATACAAAAATTAGTTGCAAAGTAGGTGTTGTCGTCCCTCACGCAAAATCCATTGGAGGGCAAAGATGTTTTTTTCGGTGTTATCCTCGTTAGTTGACATGTGTTTGACGACAGAAGGAATGCAGAGGGTTGTGGGTCCTAAATTCCAAATTAGTGAACATTTTCTCTCGTGACTAACACATtttaaaattgtttcatgttgatGCATTTTTTGAAAATGCTACCAATTAATCACCTTTTCAAGCTAACATCTAAACACATCGCCAGTAATCGCGCTATCATGCATGGTGTGCTCATGCTCTTCTAGATGGTGGTGGCACCATTCAACCCTCCCCCTGAAAGATCGTTCCCCTCTCCTCTTTGGCAGTTAATTACAACGATGTTGATTTATAAAGATTGACGTAAATTTGATATAGCGATATTGTATTAGGATAGTTCATATAATGGGCTTATCTATATAATATACTTGTTGTGATAGCTTTACATGCTATCAAATAATGAGATTATGAAAGTATTTTCCTAGCATAGTTTAATTGCATTAGAACCATTAGATTTAGGTCTTTTTTGGTAGGATGATCGGTCCGGTTGGGATTTTAAACCATATGTTTCCTCTTCAAAGTAAAATTTAAGACGACCTTACCACGGGTTCAGAATCTGCGGGTGTCGAGAGTAGTTCTTCACTTTGAACGACCACCTAAAACAGATATATGTTATAATTGTTAATTAATTATATTTGTCTAGTGagatttttttagataaaggagcaatagccccagcctctgcatcaattgatgctcaCGGCCCTTTATTAAATATCACGAAGTATCAAGTACGAGAACAAAAGTATAAAAGAGAATTACAATCATGAATCTGACAAGGTTgcgacatgaatcaaccaacggAAGCAACGACATCTAAATAGGCTAGCCATACTCTATCCTATTACTgtgtcgccatccagtagcccggTAATAGAAATCCTGCGTAACCATCAGCAGCTTGTTGCAGCCAGTATCCATATCCTTGCGCTGATCCTCCGGTAGCAGGAAAGCCCATAACTGTATCCAATGCACAGCtcgatgaataacctgcaaaaagttagtGCCCTTCGTATTATTAAAAATCATATCATTTCTAGTATTCCATACTGTCCAGCATATAGCAGATATAACAATcctaattttatttttatctttcttCGGAACTCCATACAACCAGTTCCCAAACATATTATTGATACTCATTGGTGGCGGAATGTTataagtaaagtaaatcatcCTCCAAATGATAGTAGTAAAAGGACATGTAAGGAACAAATGCTCAACAGTTTCatttgcatcacagaagcaacacTTTTGAGACCCTGTCCATCTACGTTTTGCCAAATTATCCTTGGTAAGTAAAACCTTGTtgttaagaaaccacatgaaaatcttaatctttaaAGGAATTTTCGGTTTCCATAAATATTTGCGCAGAAATCTAGTATGACCATTCATAtaatcaagatacatagatttaactgtgAACATTCCCAAATCTGTAAGCTTCCATACAAACTTATCAGGTTCATCGGTAAGGTTGATGGTAattagcactagtagaaaaagaggcttccatcctccctcattagtcccggaaatattcgaaccgcgactaaagggggctttagtcgcggttcgggaggcaacccgcgactaatgctctaccaaccgggactaaagggcggtGGAGGGACGCGGcaggcggaaaaacctttagtcgcggttggggacaccaaccgcgactaaaggtacccttagtcgctttagtcgcggttggtgtccccaaccgcgactaaaggttttccgagtttttactcccacgcaccctgcaccccccccccaccgtggatcgccttttttggtctgtaaaatacaaaagaaaatgatagaaaatttaaaaaaaaaattgttttcagattcttgtatgttatgcaacctactattcggagaaattaagaaattcgaattttcattttttttgcaaaaaaaagttaaaaaaatggtaaaaccgcaataacctttgcatacgacgtcggaaaaaaacgtataatatatcaaaaaaatcctgggaaaaagttacatccgaattcacccgggtttacccggttagccaatttttagattctcaaaattccaaatgaaaatacgaaagcaggaagattttagtttttgctataaactacggattttatattttttaaatttttcaaaaaaataaaattaataattgcatccagcataaagattactattacttttaccaaatttttagattttcaaatttttaggttttatgttttgcaaaaaaaatattttaaaaaattaaaaaattaaaaaattaaaaaataaaaaataaaaagttaatgtttatttatttattcacgattattattacatcattatttttatttatgaaaaaaattatttgaaattcaaacaataaaaaaatgtgacatcgaccaacatgttaataggattgatatgatactagtatcacatacatgcgcgcgtagcacttggatgtGGGACGGAAtgaaactcggaagttaagcgtgctagaggtggagtagtgggaggatgggtgaccgagcgggaagtttgaccacgagtaagtaatttgactagagataagcgtagttagagatagagactaagctatgcaaataactgaaataatagaaattctgaaaaaaaaaaacggagtgaaaaaaaattagaaacccaaatgaattaaagaaaattaacgaaatagcctttagtcgcggttggccaggagaaccgcgactaaaggtcctccgccccgacggatgc contains:
- the LOC124696459 gene encoding UDP-glycosyltransferase 87A2-like, with translation MDNDDMMLVQQFMEEESTATVRRQQQLILTSLLRVRQPFLAVLDAAVQGQARGVTSTGIVKPAPCCLKKPEQRLEQCISGLASSSITLSDLKPLIHNERTLQHVLTAVSRIKNVKCLLFTTMYELETSVISSLRSALPCPVFPIGPCVPYTTLEDQHSKSNRELTSPGDCFTWLDSQPVNSVLYVSLGSFLSVSASQLDEIAVGLAASEVRFLWILREQTPRVRELVGGIDRGMILAWCDQLKVLCHPSVGGFLTHCGMNSTLESVFAGVPMLALPLFFDQPVDSRLIVEEWKIGLELRDWTDKDRLIPSEEIARAIKKLMDSDEAETEAIRRRALEWKEYSVRAVEEDGSSYNNLSSLMEIVCSSQCTELDQQRPKASA